The Pongo abelii isolate AG06213 chromosome 11, NHGRI_mPonAbe1-v2.0_pri, whole genome shotgun sequence genome includes a window with the following:
- the PRKAG3 gene encoding 5'-AMP-activated protein kinase subunit gamma-3, which produces MEPELEHALRRTPSWSSLGGSEHQEMSFLEQENSSSWPSPAVTSSSERIRGKRRAKASRWTRQKAVEEGEPPGQGEGPQSTPAAESTGLEATFPKATPLAQADPAGVGTPPIEWDCLPSDCTASAAGSSTDDVELATEFPATEAWECELEGLVEEKPAPCLSPQAPFPKLGWDDELRKPGAQIYMRFMQEHTCYDAMATSSKLVIFDTMLEIKKAFFALVANGVRAAPLWDSKKQSFVGMLTITDFILVLHRYYRSPLVQIYEIEQHKIETWREIYLQGCFKPLVSISPNDSLFEAVYTLIKNRIHRLPVLDPVSGNVLHILTHKRLLKFLHIFGSLLPRPSFLYRTIQDLGIGTFRDLAVVLETAPILTALDIFVDRRVSALPVVNECGQVVGLYSRFDVIHLAAQQTYNHLDVSVGEALRQRTLCLEGVLSCQPHESLGEVIDRIAREQVHRLVLVDETQHLLGVVSLSDILQALVLSPAGIDALGA; this is translated from the exons ATGGAGCCGGAGCTGGAGCACGCACTGCGCAGG ACCCCTTCCTGGAGCAGCCTTGGGGGTTCTGAGCATCAAG AGATGAGCTTCCTAGAGCAAGAAAACAGCAGCTCATGGCCATCACCAGCTGTGACCAGCAGCTCAGAAAGAATCCGCGGGAAACGGAGGGCCAAAGCCTCGAGATGGACAAGGCAGAAGGCGGTGGAGGAAGGGGAGCCACCGGGTCAGGGGGAAG GTCCCCAGTCCACGCCAGCTGCTGAGTCCACCGGGCTGGAGGCCACATTCCCCAAGGCCACACCCTTGGCTCAAGCTGATCCTGCCGGGGTGGGCACTCCACCAATAGAGTGGGACTGCCTCCCCTCTGACTGTACAGCCTCAGCTGCAGGCTCCAGCACAGATGATGTGGAGCTGGCCACGGAGTTCCCAGCCACAGAGGCCTGGGAGTGTGAGCTAGAAGGCCTGGTGGAAGAGAAGCCTGCCCCGTGCCTGTCCCCACAGGCCCCATTTCCCAAGCTGGGCTGGGATGACGAACTGCGGAAACCCGGCGCCCAGATCTACATGCGCTTCATGCAGGAGCACACCTGCTACGATGCCATGGCAACTAGCTCCAAGCTGGTCATCTTCGACACCATGCTGGAG ATCAAGAAGGCCTTCTTTGCTCTGGTGGCCAACGGTGTGCGGGCAGCCCCTCTATGGGACAGCAAGAAGCAGAGCTTTGTGG GGATGCTGACCATCACTGACTTCATCCTGGTGCTGCATCGCTACTACAGGTCCCCCCTG GTCCAGATCTATGAGATTGAACAACATAAGATTGAGACCTGGAGGG AGATCTACCTGCAAGGCTGCTTCAAGCCTCTGGTCTCCATCTCTCCTAATGACAG CCTGTTCGAAGCTGTCTACACCCTCATCAAGAACCGGATCCATCGCCTGCCTGTTCTGGACCCGGTGTCAGGAAACGTACTCCACATCCTCACACACAAACGCCTGCTCAAGTTCCTGCACATCTTT GGTTCCCTGCTGCCCCGGCCCTCCTTCCTCTACCGCACTATCCAAGATTTGGGCATCGGCACATTCCGAGACTTGGCTGTGGTGCTGGAGACAGCACCCATCCTGACTGCACTGGACATCTTTGTGGACCGGCGTGTGTCTGCACTGCCTGTGGTCAACGAATGTG GTCAGGTCGTGGGCCTCTATTCCCGCTTCGATGTGATT CACCTGGCTGCCCAGCAAACCTACAACCACCTGGACGTGAGTGTGGGAGAAGCCCTGAGGCAGAGGACACTATGTCTGGAGGGAGTCCTTTCGTGCCAGCCCCATGAGAGCTTGGGGGAAGTGATCGACAGGATTGCTCGGGAGCAG GTACACAGGCTGGTGCTAGTGGATGAGACCCAGCATCTCTTGGGCGTGGTCTCCCTCTCCGACATCCTTCAGGCGCTGGTGCTCAGCCCTGCTGGCATTGATGCCCTCGGGGCCTGA